taaataaataaataaataaataaggggaAAAGATTATGGGGGTAGTTTACGCTGCTGCGCATGCTCAGTGAGTCCGGGGTGAACCCAGCAGAttggagggagaggagagagctcGTCAGCCAAAACACAGGTTTCATCCACATAACCTCACTAATTCCCTGATTTTATGCTGGATGGGAGAGATCTTGCTCTGTGGGACTGCTCTGCTGTGCCCTATGATGCCGACCGACTGCTGATGCCATGCAAACGGACCCGTGAGGATTtgttgctgctgtgttttttgtcAATGGTCTAAACTCTGAAAAGGTTGTATTGATCTGTTATCAAAGTTATACACTATgaattaaaagaagaaaaagatagGTTTTAGGTtatacacaacaataaaattaataaactaAGTATTAATGCTTACAGATTATATAAATTTTGACAATTAAGCTGACAATGCATCAAGTTTCCCTGGGTTCTTCATAAGCACATGTCCTTACGGTGCTGgtgtgttgtgcctcattctCACCATTTGGGGTGATGTAGCTCCACATCTGAATTGTCAATAAAATCTAAGAAGGATAACTTTGTTATAGATTCTCAATACAACCTCGTTTTtgttgtctccaggctttttgaAATGAACCCCTTTGAATGGTGGCAGTTCTGCATTGGTGCAAACTTTAGAAACttgatttcttttaatttgCAAGTTTAGTTAAAAGTTTGGTGAGGcctgtagctgcatccaggaaagggtttgtagctgcatccaggcgagggtttgtagctgcatccaaacaagggtttgtagctgcatccaggaaagggtttgtagctgcatccaggaaagggtttgtagctgcatccaggcgaggGTTTTTAGCTGCATCCAAAcaagggtttgtagctgcatccaggaaagggtttgtagctgcataCAGGaaagggtttgtagctgcatccaggaAAGGGTTGGTAGCTGCATACAGGaaagggtttgtagctgcatccaggcgagggcttgtagctgcatccaggcgagggttagtagctgcatccaggcgagggttagtagctgcatccaggaaagggtttgtagctgcatccaggaaagggtttgtagctgcacccaggcgagggtttgtagctgcatccaggcgagggtttgtagctgcatccaggcgagggtttgtagctgcatccaggcgagggtttgtagctgcatccaggcgagggtttatagctgcatccaggcgagggtttgtagctgcatccaggcgagggtttgtagctgcatccaggcgagggtttgtagctgccTGGTATACCTTATGGAGCAAAGGGGATTTGCTAACCTCCCACTGTGTCTTTACTTTGAAGAGCTTAATAACAATAAGTGATTGAATTTTAGAGCAGATGTTCCATATAAAGAACATGAAGAAATTAggtgtgtgttctgtttctttctctcttaggTCATTAATGAAGGCATGACACTATGaattgaaaatgattttttattattattattattattattattattattggctcCATGTTCcctgtgttgtgctgttttttatGGGAGGTTTCCAAtgaactctgtattactgtttatttgaatacaGACATTTCTAGCTTACAGCTCCACCAACCAGAGTTATTACAGCCTTCCCCCAACAGATGGAGCCAACGATTAACATCTACTGAGTCTTATATTTACTCTTAATAAAGATGCTACTTCAAGGATTCTTTGACGATTTGTCAAAGAATGACATGTGACATTCAGCATTTGTCAAAAACTGCATGAATCCACAGATCCAGACTGtcttgtgggaacagttcaagctggtggaggtggggtaatgGTTTATaaacaccctatactatactatacaacCTATACTATATTATACACATTATATTGTACCAAGAgtctttgagcaagactcccaacactgccttcacctacctgtaaaaaatgagcaaattctgagtcgctctggataggagcgtctgccaaatgctatGATAGGTCCAGTGTGATAATACACCACTGGATCCATTGAACATAAGAATAAGTTCAGTGAACTTCAATGAACTTTACAGTccccagatctgaatccagcAGAGCGCCGTTCAGACGTGGCAGAACAGGAgattcacagcaatgttcatcTGATGAGACTGACACACAGATTAGAGAGAAATCTGTATTTCCTGATAagattgattttgttttttatttaaataaaagttatgagtctgttattatttaaaaagaaaaaccaaaaggaTCAGAAATGAAGAAGTCTTTACAGTCTGTTTTGCTCTGGTTTATTAAGGGGGCCGATATTTGAGGAGGGCACGGTACGGAGGAGCCTGCAGAGAAAGTTCTACTGTGTATAAATCCTCAGGAAAACTGCATCAAAACACTTGATGGAGCTTTGAGAATTTCAGtaaatctgtttatttcttttgtagAGCTTAATTTGACATTTAATACAGCTTCATTGAAACTTGAGCGTTTCATGCTTTAAacagactgaaataaaaacagacaacatGAACACAGAGCTCATgctaacacacacatttcctcgatttgtttattgtttccaACTGAACTTAAAAGTCAGCTCAAGCTTATTGATTAAACACTTAGATTTGAGAGTttagatgtttaaaatgttatttcattGGGATTTTGGAGTAAATTTATAATAACTTTAAGCATTTACACAAATCAAAAAGACGCAGAGCTTCATCTTCATATAAAAGACTGAGATTCCCACATCAAGTTCATCAAACTGAAGCTGATATTTTGAGCTTTATGATCATTTCAGTTCATTAAAAGGAGATCTGTGATAAACAGTGTTATAACACTGTTCAACTGACTTACAGAGTTCTCCAAAATGAGTGAATCAAAAATCGTCTATTAATTTATTAGCttgttaattaattcattaattacatAATGTTATAAAGAGTTTAAAACTCTCTATTTATGCTCTGAAATGTTTCAAATGACAGATTTGTTTCtgacaaaaatgatttattaaagaAGTTCACCTCATTTCTGAAGTTTAACAGGTGTGATGATCAGCGGTGCTGAGTTTTTACCTCCATAACTGAGAGAGGGACTGAATAATGGATAGAGTTTCTCAGTGAAAGACTGACCAGTGAAAGAGTAGATATGAGACCTGGACTCAACATCATAGAAGGAGACCAGACCCTCCTCATAATCCACAAACACCCCCACCTTCTGGGGAGCCTGTTTcagggagagggggacagaaGGAGTGCCCAGAGCTTTATATTCAGTCTCATTTCTCAGCCACACAGTCCAGTATCCATCCTCAGGACTCAGTCTAATCTCCCCCTTCCTGttactggactctgtggtcactCCTAAATCCCAGTTAGTCTTCCCGCTGACCTGAACCTCATAGTAAAACCTCCCTGAGGAGAACCCCTCCTTTCCCAGCACATTGACACAacaatcaaaccactttggttTATCAGGGAGATTCTGTCGTttgtctccatctctcacttgTTTCCCGTCATCAGACAGGATGAGTTGaggatgagctgaatcaggatCCAGAGTCACGtccactgagagagaaacacacagtttAACCCATTTTAACACTAACCATACTCACACTAATGCAGACTCATATATTTTACTCAATAATATTATGTATCAGTGAGAATCCACACACCTGCATATTGTTGAATTCTCTTCATTTCTGTGTTAGAAGAATAAAGGATGACATCATTTGTTATTAGAATCTATATTGAGCTAAATTAAATGCCTCATTAGTATCGACTACAAACCAGCATTTCATATTAATACTAAGTGACAGTGCAGTGATGCCATGGATGGGaattttaaaagattaaaaatctcataattaaatatttaaatgccggatttacacaaacattcattTCTGGTATTTGTATCTTGATGAAGTCCTGAATTTTTCTTCTCAgtgtctctcctctttagctcagTGATTTCCTGCTCCAGCTCTTTAATGAACTCTTCAGCCTGCCTCTCTGCtgctttctgcttctcctccatCACCTCAAGCAGCTCCGCatggcttctctcaatgcagCGCAGCAGAGCTCTGAAGACCTCCACACTGtctgctttctccttctctgagcTTTTCTAACAGGAGACAATAATGACATTGTTAAGAAAGCAGCTTTCGTACATTAAATGTAT
This window of the Pygocentrus nattereri isolate fPygNat1 chromosome 2, fPygNat1.pri, whole genome shotgun sequence genome carries:
- the LOC119261561 gene encoding nuclear factor 7, brain-like → MASSSSLLSEDQLQCSICLDVFTDPVTTSCGHNFCRVCLKECWDSSSCCQCPVCKTEFPTRPELSVNTFISGLAAQFKKSVQVKSSRAPEKPAKPQVLCDYCEKRSAALKSCLTCMASYCKTHLDPHHRVTVLKKHKLMDPVENLENYICQKHERPLELFCRDDQMCVCQFCTEGNHKTHRTVPIEEESGEMKTQLGKTQAEVQQMIQDRLKKIEDIKQSVELNKKSSEKEKADSVEVFRALLRCIERSHAELLEVMEEKQKAAERQAEEFIKELEQEITELKRRDTEKKNSGLHQDTNTRNECLLITNDVILYSSNTEMKRIQQYAVDVTLDPDSAHPQLILSDDGKQVRDGDKRQNLPDKPKWFDCCVNVLGKEGFSSGRFYYEVQVSGKTNWDLGVTTESSNRKGEIRLSPEDGYWTVWLRNETEYKALGTPSVPLSLKQAPQKVGVFVDYEEGLVSFYDVESRSHIYSFTGQSFTEKLYPLFSPSLSYGGKNSAPLIITPVKLQK